One part of the Natronorubrum sediminis genome encodes these proteins:
- the hmgA gene encoding hydroxymethylglutaryl-CoA reductase (NADPH) has product MTEPADLAERVREGDLRIHELEEHADYDTAVAARRLVVEGETGTELDSIGDYGFPAEAAEPNIENMIGAAQIPMGIVGPVAVNGEATAATDGGAADGEYYLPLATTEGALLASVNRGLGVIWDADGATARVTKNGMTRAPVFRVSGVAEAAQTVEWVNDNVDALRERAESTTSHGELLDVEPYVVADSVFLRFAYDTKDAMGMNMATIATGEACELVEAETPASLVALSGNLCSDKKPAAINAVEGRGRSVTADVLIPGELVEDRLHTTPDAIAEANTRKNLTGSAKAGALGFNAHAANVVAAAFLATGQDEAQVVEAANTITTMEAREREDGTTDLYASVSLASLEVGTVGGGTKLPTQSEALEVLGLRGGGDPAGSNADALAEIIAVGTLAGELSLLAALASRHLASAHEDLGR; this is encoded by the coding sequence ATGACAGAGCCAGCGGACCTCGCCGAGCGCGTACGCGAGGGCGACCTTCGCATTCACGAACTCGAAGAGCACGCCGACTACGACACCGCAGTCGCGGCCCGACGGCTGGTCGTGGAGGGCGAAACGGGAACCGAACTCGACTCCATCGGCGACTACGGTTTCCCCGCGGAGGCCGCGGAGCCCAACATCGAGAACATGATCGGCGCGGCCCAGATTCCGATGGGAATCGTCGGTCCGGTCGCCGTCAACGGCGAGGCGACCGCAGCCACAGACGGCGGCGCGGCGGACGGCGAGTACTACCTCCCGCTGGCGACGACGGAAGGTGCGCTGCTCGCGTCGGTCAATCGCGGACTGGGCGTTATCTGGGACGCCGACGGGGCGACCGCTCGCGTCACGAAAAACGGCATGACTCGAGCGCCAGTCTTTCGGGTGTCGGGCGTCGCGGAAGCCGCACAGACGGTCGAGTGGGTCAACGACAACGTCGACGCGCTCCGCGAGCGAGCCGAGTCGACGACGAGTCACGGCGAACTGTTAGACGTCGAACCGTACGTCGTCGCCGACTCCGTCTTCCTGCGATTCGCCTACGACACGAAAGACGCGATGGGGATGAACATGGCGACCATCGCGACCGGCGAGGCCTGTGAACTCGTCGAGGCCGAAACGCCCGCGTCGCTCGTCGCGCTCTCGGGCAACCTCTGCTCGGACAAGAAGCCCGCCGCGATCAACGCCGTCGAGGGTCGCGGCCGATCGGTTACGGCCGACGTACTCATTCCGGGCGAACTCGTCGAAGACCGCCTCCACACGACCCCCGACGCCATCGCCGAGGCGAACACTCGCAAGAACCTCACCGGCAGCGCCAAAGCCGGCGCGCTTGGATTCAACGCTCACGCGGCCAACGTCGTCGCCGCCGCGTTCCTCGCGACGGGCCAGGACGAAGCCCAGGTCGTCGAGGCCGCCAACACCATCACGACGATGGAAGCGCGAGAGCGCGAGGACGGCACGACCGACCTCTACGCCAGCGTCTCGCTGGCCTCCCTCGAGGTCGGGACCGTCGGCGGCGGGACGAAGCTCCCGACCCAGTCGGAAGCCCTCGAGGTGCTCGGTCTCCGCGGTGGCGGCGACCCCGCCGGATCGAACGCTGACGCGCTCGCGGAGATCATCGCCGTCGGCACGCTCGCCGGCGAACTCTCCTTGCTCGCGGCGCTCGCTTCGCGGCACCTGGCGAGCGCACACGAAGACCTCGGTCGGTAA